In Fusarium oxysporum f. sp. lycopersici 4287 chromosome 4, whole genome shotgun sequence, a genomic segment contains:
- a CDS encoding palmitoyltransferase PFA3: MATARRWARKIERCCCTFATYFPLAFVYGLTSWAVWVVVCIGSASRKSSWIGTGSSIIGVVLYIMLNWCYTTAVFTPPGSTTNDMGYGLLPTQNTPQGTSFTVKSNGEFRFCKKCQARKPDRAHHCSTCRRCVLKMDHHCPWLATCIGLRNHKAFLLFLIYTTVFCFWSFAVSGSWVWYEALDDQEYIDTFLPVNFIMLSVISGIIGLVVGAFTGWHIHLARCGQTTIECLEKTRYLSPLRKTYNSAHNPANNVPEAARQFVDFHTNALPGITRPEEGEERRSYPPDGSRPVQLSYAQREREQRQRRYEEYLDEQDSEKLPNVFDLGWKRNLLHLFGPTPALWFFPVSNTTGDGWTWEASSKWLEARDRLKAEREQQRAREVNAGWGSPDDIPDVPERPTGAGRHFTPGPKLAGPKTMSKADRVLGRDPNLYADATQNVPMSRLSPRGRTVDDELADLDSDDDDGFIDTNNPEPENGKLSPSFTSEAQRRDDAEARALEVVTNGNWGRGGASGMLRKGSSQSSPLSRTPSNLSRSGTPKFQDEGVD; the protein is encoded by the exons ATGGCGACAGCTCGGAGATGGGCGCGCAAGATTGAGCGTTGCTGTTGTACTTTTGCGACATACTTTCCACTGGCTTTCGTTTACGGTTTGACATCATGGGCGGTTTGGGTGGTGGTCTGTATCGGTAGTGCCAGCAGGAAGAGCAGTTGGATAG GCACCGGTTCTTCGATAATAGGTGTTGTACTTTACATTATGCTCAACTGGTGCTACACTACCGCTGTCTTTACACCCCCCGGCTCGACAACGAACGATATGGGTTATGGACTCCTTCCTACACAAAATACGCCGCAGGGCACATCCTTTACAGTCAAGAGTAACGGCGAATTTCGATTCTGCAAGAAGTGCCAGGCTCGTAAGCCTGATCGTGCGCACCACTGCTCGACATGTCGACGATGTGTTCTGAAGATGGATCACCACTGCCCCTGGTTAGCAACGTGCATCGGCCTGCGCAACCACAAGGCATTCCTCCTGTTCCTCATTTATACGACTGTTTTCTGCTTCTGGTCATTTGCGGTCAGCGGATCATGGGTTTGGTACGAGGCGCTGGATGATCAGGAGTACATCGATACTTTCCTGCCCGTCAACTTTATCATGTTGAGCGTCATCAGCGGAATTATTGGTCTCGTTGTGGGTGCTTTTACAGGATGGCATATTCACCTGGCACGTTGTGGACAAACTACGATCGAGTGTCTCGAAAAGACACGATACCTGTCACCCTTGCGCAAGACCTACAACTCTGCTCACAATCCCGCCAACAATGTACCGGAAGCTGCTCGCCAATTTGTCGACTTTCACACAAATGCTCTGCCAGGTATCACTCGACCTGAAGAGGGCGAAGAGCGACGGTCGTATCCCCCTGATGGTTCTCGCCCTGTTCAGCTTTCGTACGCTCAGCGAGAACGAGAACAACGACAAAGGCGATATGAGGAGTATCTCGACGAACAGGACTCTGAGAAGCTCCCTAATGTCTTTGACCTCGGCTGGAAACGCAACTTGTTGCATCTATTCGGACCTACCCCCGCCCTTTGGTTCTTCCCTGTCTCCAACACAACAGGAGATGGCTGGACATGGGAAGCTAGCAGCAAATGGCTTGAGGCGCGGGACCGACTTAAAGCTGAGCGAGAGCAACAACGAGCTCGTGAGGTTAACGCTGGTTGGGGATCCCCAGATGATATTCCTGATGTTCCCGAACGACCTACAGGTGCAGGACGGCATTTCACTCCAGGACCAAAGCTTGCAGGACCCAAGACGATGAGTAAGGCTGATCGGGTTCTGGGCCGCGATCCTAACCTTTATGCCGATGCAACACAAAATGTGCCCATGAGCCGACTCAGCCCTCGAGGTCGAACAGTAGACGACGAGCTTGCAGACTTGGAcagtgatgacgacgatggcttcatcgaCACAAATAACCCAGAGCCAGAAAACGGTAAGTTGAGTCCAAGCTTCACGTCAGAAGCTCAACGTCGTGACGACGCTGAGGCTCGCGCCCTTGAAGTCGTCACCAACGGCAACTGGGGCCGCGGTGGAGCGAGCGGCATGCTTCGAAAGGGAAGCTCACAGAGCAGTCCTCTCAGTAGAACACCAAGCAATCTCAGCCGCTCAGGGACACCAAAGTTCCAAGACGAAGGCGTGGATTAG